Proteins from one Oscillatoria nigro-viridis PCC 7112 genomic window:
- a CDS encoding aldo/keto reductase: MKRKKLGNSNFTISAIGLGGMPMSLSNRPPESQSIAVIHRALDLGVTLIDTADSYCQDEFDKHHNEQLIAKALEQYTGDTRAVTVATKGGLMRPQGAWTRNGNPHHLRKTIRESFEALGGQKPIDLWQYHSPDPAYTIEAALAPAKEAVEAGMIRFIGVSNFSVEQIERARDTVEIVSVQNQYNPWHRQPESDGVLEYCETEKLTFFPWSPLGGSRRATSLQDMPAIAKLAAEKNVSVYCIVLAWLMAQSPCIVPIPGATKVSSIEDSVQALEVKLTDEELQQIAVS, from the coding sequence ATGAAAAGAAAAAAACTGGGGAACAGTAATTTTACTATCAGCGCGATCGGTCTTGGAGGTATGCCAATGTCCTTAAGCAACCGGCCGCCAGAATCGCAATCAATTGCAGTAATTCACCGCGCCCTCGATTTGGGTGTCACCCTAATTGACACCGCAGATTCCTACTGCCAGGATGAATTCGACAAACACCACAATGAGCAACTGATTGCCAAAGCTTTGGAACAGTACACCGGAGATACTCGGGCAGTTACTGTGGCCACTAAAGGCGGCTTAATGCGGCCTCAAGGTGCGTGGACGCGCAATGGCAACCCCCACCATTTACGCAAGACAATTCGGGAAAGTTTTGAAGCATTGGGCGGCCAGAAACCGATCGACCTTTGGCAATATCACTCGCCAGATCCCGCTTATACCATCGAAGCAGCCCTAGCACCTGCAAAAGAAGCAGTAGAAGCAGGAATGATTCGATTTATTGGAGTTTCCAACTTTTCTGTAGAGCAGATCGAACGCGCCCGCGATACAGTAGAAATTGTCTCTGTTCAGAATCAATACAATCCTTGGCACAGACAGCCAGAATCAGACGGCGTTTTGGAATATTGCGAAACCGAAAAACTGACATTTTTTCCTTGGAGCCCTTTAGGAGGAAGCCGCCGCGCCACCAGCTTGCAAGATATGCCCGCGATCGCCAAATTAGCAGCAGAAAAAAACGTTTCAGTTTACTGTATAGTATTAGCTTGGTTGATGGCCCAATCGCCCTGCATCGTTCCGATTCCCGGTGCGACAAAAGTATCGAGTATTGAAGACTCTGTGCAGGCGCTCGAAGTTAAATTGACTGACGAGGAATTGCAACAAATTGCCGTAAGTTAA
- a CDS encoding GIY-YIG nuclease family protein, whose translation MEANQVNAERDVAIEHQNVPVAHEGLHNFLYSSDSEHSAAVAISELENDGTQVMSIDTWRDLATNAKVAGVYAVMDTSRNTQFIGYSRNILLSINGHIAQNGAENCAFLRVQTFKFPKREEMESLRDAWIAEIGSIPPGNGAESEMWAATVGQAARSAMSADEQKAYEEKKLKLRKAMADSTLTKELETAAKSDGERHQHLEAAVNNDDWSAVIQSQTQETKSAE comes from the coding sequence ATGGAAGCTAATCAAGTGAATGCCGAGCGAGACGTAGCAATTGAACATCAAAACGTACCTGTCGCCCATGAAGGACTGCACAATTTTTTATACAGTTCCGACTCAGAACACAGCGCAGCGGTCGCTATTTCTGAATTAGAAAATGACGGCACGCAAGTAATGTCGATCGATACATGGCGCGATTTGGCAACTAACGCGAAAGTCGCCGGTGTTTACGCTGTAATGGACACTTCCCGCAACACTCAATTTATAGGTTATTCGCGAAATATCCTGCTTTCAATCAACGGTCACATCGCCCAAAACGGAGCCGAAAATTGTGCTTTCCTGCGCGTGCAAACTTTCAAATTCCCGAAGCGGGAAGAAATGGAAAGTTTGCGGGATGCTTGGATAGCAGAAATTGGCAGCATTCCACCTGGAAACGGTGCGGAAAGTGAAATGTGGGCGGCTACGGTAGGCCAAGCAGCGCGATCGGCAATGTCTGCGGATGAACAAAAAGCTTATGAGGAAAAGAAGCTGAAATTGCGGAAAGCAATGGCAGATTCCACTCTTACCAAAGAGTTAGAAACAGCCGCCAAAAGTGACGGCGAACGACACCAACATCTGGAAGCTGCTGTTAACAATGATGACTGGAGTGCCGTGATTCAATCGCAAACCCAGGAAACAAAATCCGCCGAATAA
- a CDS encoding DUF3598 family protein has translation MVSQWENFLQNLGEWHGSFTQLSARGEVLQDTPSIISLEGLNDNKTVRLKLRRFSPNPSGVGEPKVSELVREYQGLGRDILFFENGAFCQGTIQLAPYSECGAEFGFIYNYRRLRFVQLYNTGGNLSNLTLIREKQLDKNVPERPPLTVDDLLGEWQGEAVTMYPDSRSPDFYSTKMQLHLESRDRLVQKITFGSNATVITSSATIDGSVLHFNEGASPVQVVLVPDGGSCTLPVKIESRKPIFFEAGWLVEPDLRFRMIRSYNERGEWVSLTLVTERKVSP, from the coding sequence ATGGTATCACAATGGGAAAACTTTCTGCAAAACTTGGGAGAATGGCACGGTTCCTTTACCCAGTTATCGGCGCGAGGAGAGGTACTTCAAGATACTCCTAGCATTATTTCTCTCGAAGGTTTGAATGACAACAAAACCGTGCGATTGAAACTCCGTCGGTTTTCCCCAAATCCCAGCGGTGTCGGCGAACCCAAAGTGAGCGAACTTGTTCGAGAATATCAGGGTTTGGGACGAGATATCTTGTTTTTTGAGAATGGAGCTTTTTGTCAGGGAACTATTCAACTAGCGCCTTATTCTGAGTGCGGTGCCGAGTTTGGTTTTATCTACAATTATCGCCGGTTGCGCTTCGTTCAGCTCTACAATACCGGCGGCAATTTATCAAATCTTACCTTAATTCGGGAAAAGCAGCTTGATAAAAATGTCCCCGAACGTCCGCCTTTAACAGTTGACGATTTGCTGGGAGAGTGGCAGGGCGAGGCCGTGACAATGTATCCAGATTCGCGTTCTCCTGACTTTTATTCTACCAAGATGCAATTGCATTTAGAAAGTAGGGATCGCCTAGTGCAGAAAATTACTTTTGGCAGTAATGCTACTGTTATCACTTCTAGCGCCACCATAGACGGTTCAGTTCTGCACTTTAACGAAGGTGCTTCGCCGGTGCAAGTTGTGCTGGTTCCTGACGGCGGTTCTTGCACTTTACCTGTCAAGATTGAATCCAGAAAACCTATATTTTTCGAGGCCGGTTGGTTGGTAGAACCTGACTTGCGGTTTCGGATGATTCGCAGCTACAATGAGCGGGGTGAATGGGTAAGTTTAACTTTAGTTACTGAACGCAAAGTTAGTCCTTAA
- a CDS encoding SAM hydrolase/SAM-dependent halogenase family protein yields MSKNRIITLLTDFGLSDVYAGVMKGAIAQINPQLKVIDITHQIPSQNIAAARFCLMTAFAYFPPETVHIAVVDPGVGSKRRPVAIKCANCFLVGPDNGLFSGVLSRESAIASVELTNPKYWRTPQPSSTFHGRDIFAAAGAHLANGVLLEELGDAIDPASLVALEIPNCAVTATGAAGCIQYVDRFGNLITNIPNNCITGNNWSVTISNSSDIIRIPSGKTYSDSEPGDLIAITGSDGWVEIAVNGGSAQSVLQLEFGDQVQIIDRDRA; encoded by the coding sequence ATGTCTAAAAATAGAATTATAACTCTACTGACGGATTTTGGATTAAGTGATGTTTATGCAGGAGTGATGAAAGGTGCGATCGCCCAAATTAACCCGCAGTTAAAAGTCATTGACATTACGCACCAAATACCATCTCAAAATATTGCAGCGGCGAGGTTTTGTTTGATGACTGCTTTTGCTTATTTTCCGCCGGAAACCGTACATATTGCTGTCGTCGATCCGGGGGTGGGAAGCAAGAGACGCCCTGTTGCGATTAAATGTGCTAATTGCTTTCTTGTCGGGCCCGATAACGGGTTGTTTAGCGGGGTGTTGAGTCGGGAAAGTGCGATCGCATCTGTCGAACTCACCAACCCCAAATACTGGCGAACACCTCAACCCAGCAGCACTTTTCACGGTCGCGATATTTTCGCTGCAGCGGGCGCTCACTTGGCGAACGGGGTGCTGTTGGAAGAGTTGGGAGATGCGATCGACCCTGCAAGTTTAGTAGCCTTAGAGATACCAAATTGTGCCGTTACAGCCACAGGTGCAGCAGGCTGCATTCAATATGTCGATCGCTTTGGCAATCTAATTACTAATATCCCCAATAATTGCATTACAGGTAACAATTGGTCAGTAACAATTAGCAATAGTTCTGATATAATTCGCATCCCCAGCGGTAAAACCTACAGCGACAGCGAACCGGGCGATTTAATTGCCATAACTGGTTCTGACGGTTGGGTAGAAATTGCAGTTAATGGCGGCAGCGCTCAATCAGTCTTGCAGCTAGAATTTGGAGATCAAGTACAAATAATTGACAGAGATCGAGCGTAA
- a CDS encoding alpha/beta hydrolase, translating into MLAIQNRYRHCLQLLFLIGKIWAIAYIASCILLFFLQTRLIFQPTPAIAKTPDAFNIPYQEVWLPVKTRSRKIEKLHGWWLPAANRESLGSLLYLHGRGLNIGANINQSYRFRQLGFSVLLIDYRGYGRSQGNFPSEYRIYEDAETAYNYLVKQRQLSPSEIFLYGHSMGGAVAVELAIAHPQAAGLIVQSSFTSMLDMVERYSIMRLFPVRLLLTQKFDSLAKVKLLRIPVLFAHGTADPLIPSGMSKKLYAASPEPKKILLVPNAKHNNGDVFFNSSEYSQTIVDFADNYRMR; encoded by the coding sequence ATGCTCGCAATACAAAATAGATACAGACATTGTTTGCAATTGCTATTTTTAATAGGAAAAATTTGGGCGATCGCCTACATTGCTTCCTGTATACTCTTGTTTTTTCTACAAACTCGTTTGATCTTTCAGCCAACACCTGCCATCGCCAAAACACCGGATGCTTTTAACATCCCTTACCAAGAAGTTTGGTTGCCAGTTAAAACTCGATCGCGCAAAATTGAAAAACTTCACGGTTGGTGGCTGCCCGCCGCAAATCGAGAATCATTAGGAAGTCTATTGTACCTGCACGGCAGGGGTTTGAACATCGGTGCTAATATCAATCAATCTTACCGCTTTCGGCAATTGGGTTTTTCGGTATTGCTGATTGATTACCGGGGCTACGGCCGCAGTCAAGGCAACTTTCCCAGCGAATATCGGATATATGAAGATGCGGAAACCGCTTATAATTATTTAGTGAAACAGCGGCAATTGTCACCCAGCGAAATCTTTTTGTACGGTCATTCAATGGGTGGTGCTGTTGCTGTGGAATTAGCGATCGCACATCCGCAAGCTGCGGGATTAATTGTTCAAAGTTCGTTCACTTCAATGCTGGATATGGTAGAACGCTACAGTATAATGCGGCTGTTTCCGGTGCGGCTGCTGCTGACACAAAAATTTGATTCTTTGGCTAAGGTTAAATTGCTGCGAATTCCGGTTTTGTTCGCCCACGGGACTGCTGACCCTTTGATTCCCAGTGGGATGAGTAAAAAGTTGTATGCTGCTTCTCCTGAACCTAAGAAAATTTTACTTGTTCCTAATGCTAAGCACAATAATGGAGATGTTTTTTTTAACAGTAGCGAATACAGTCAAACTATTGTTGATTTTGCCGATAATTATAGAATGAGATGA
- a CDS encoding DNA-methyltransferase codes for MGDSLHLLNSLASNSVDLVITSPPFALQRQKSYGNEDQDLYVDWLLGFAPEIKRVLKDTGSFVIDLGGAYQKGIPVRSLYNYRVLIRLCDEYRFKLAQEFFWFNPSKLPSPIEWVNKKKIRAKDSVNTVWWLSKTNQPQANITKVKVEYSERMKKLLKNAEEFYTPKERPSGHNISDRFSKDNGGAIPSNLLEISNSESNSQYLRWCKEFNVKAHPARFPQKLPSFFINFLTEPGDLVVDIFSGSNTTGYAAEQLLRNWISFEKEKQYVAASIFRFLPQESFGEADTIYNQLLTEEASGLILPQTRLLFEVNNYSF; via the coding sequence TTGGGAGATTCTCTTCATCTCCTGAATAGTCTGGCTAGCAATTCTGTAGATTTGGTGATTACATCCCCTCCTTTTGCATTGCAACGCCAAAAGAGTTATGGAAATGAAGATCAAGATTTATATGTTGATTGGCTGCTGGGCTTTGCTCCTGAAATTAAAAGAGTTCTCAAGGATACTGGAAGTTTTGTTATAGACCTTGGAGGTGCTTATCAAAAAGGAATACCTGTACGATCGCTGTATAATTACCGCGTGCTTATTAGGTTATGCGACGAGTATCGATTTAAACTTGCTCAAGAGTTTTTCTGGTTTAATCCTTCCAAACTTCCATCTCCTATAGAGTGGGTGAATAAAAAGAAAATCCGGGCTAAAGATTCTGTGAATACTGTTTGGTGGCTTTCCAAAACGAATCAGCCTCAAGCGAATATTACTAAAGTCAAAGTAGAGTATTCTGAGAGAATGAAAAAACTTTTGAAAAATGCTGAGGAATTTTACACGCCCAAAGAACGCCCTTCCGGTCACAATATTAGCGATCGATTTTCCAAAGATAATGGAGGTGCTATTCCATCTAATTTGCTAGAAATTTCTAATTCGGAAAGTAATTCTCAATACTTGCGTTGGTGCAAAGAGTTTAATGTTAAGGCGCATCCGGCACGTTTTCCCCAAAAATTACCGTCATTTTTTATAAATTTTCTTACTGAACCGGGAGACTTGGTAGTAGATATTTTTTCTGGTTCTAATACTACGGGTTATGCAGCAGAACAATTATTAAGAAACTGGATAAGCTTTGAAAAAGAAAAACAATATGTTGCTGCATCAATATTTAGATTTTTGCCTCAAGAATCTTTTGGCGAAGCGGATACAATATACAACCAATTGTTAACTGAGGAAGCATCAGGATTGATTTTACCTCAAACTAGGCTACTTTTTGAAGTTAATAATTATTCTTTTTAA
- a CDS encoding helix-turn-helix domain-containing protein: MNYKEARQQFAAKVSQLRREKRMTQDELAELIDKTTDYISLLERGERSPSFEVIFALAEALDVPATYLISFSQSGESTALISTLIAEPVSPSVVEPVEEAVTTEAERISDAKRLENAMKSIQELQNLASEYGIADIFQDNGGKTLQLLILLGLRISPGREGNDAIDAEGKEYELKTINIALNRSGGVTTHHHLNEIILEKYRRVEAWYIGLYEGITLKEIYKLTPEMLEPKFKEWEEKVRLRNEPLNNPKIPLKLVKKGQLVYSHSK, encoded by the coding sequence ATGAATTACAAAGAAGCCAGACAACAATTTGCGGCCAAGGTAAGTCAGTTACGCAGAGAAAAAAGGATGACACAGGACGAGTTAGCAGAACTCATAGACAAGACTACTGACTATATCAGCTTATTGGAACGCGGTGAAAGATCGCCATCCTTTGAAGTCATTTTCGCTCTAGCTGAAGCGCTCGATGTACCCGCTACTTATTTAATCAGTTTTAGCCAAAGCGGCGAGAGTACAGCTCTCATTAGCACCCTGATAGCTGAACCTGTTTCTCCGTCAGTTGTAGAGCCTGTTGAAGAGGCTGTTACCACGGAAGCAGAACGCATTTCAGATGCTAAACGGCTAGAAAATGCTATGAAAAGCATCCAAGAATTGCAAAATCTGGCGAGTGAATATGGTATTGCGGATATTTTTCAAGATAACGGGGGAAAGACTTTACAGTTATTAATCCTTTTAGGGCTGCGGATATCACCTGGACGTGAAGGAAACGATGCTATTGATGCTGAAGGAAAAGAATACGAACTTAAAACAATAAATATTGCTCTCAATAGAAGTGGTGGGGTCACTACTCACCATCATTTGAATGAAATTATACTTGAAAAGTATCGCAGAGTAGAAGCTTGGTATATTGGACTGTATGAAGGCATAACTCTCAAAGAGATTTATAAACTTACACCTGAAATGCTGGAACCTAAATTTAAAGAATGGGAAGAAAAGGTGAGGCTAAGAAACGAGCCCCTAAACAATCCTAAAATTCCCTTAAAGTTAGTTAAAAAAGGGCAACTTGTCTACTCTCACAGTAAATAA
- the leuS gene encoding leucine--tRNA ligase gives MDSRYNPQSIEEKWQQAWAEQNLDQMPEDTQKPKFYALSMFPYPSGNLHMGHVRNYTIIDVIARLKRMQGYRVLNPMGWDAFGLPAENAAIERGIPPAQWTYQNIAQMKGLFRRLGISFDWTKEVTTCSPDYYRWTQWIFLQFLEAGLAYQKEAAVNWDPIDQTVLANEQVDNEGRSWRSGAKVERKLLRQWFLKITDYAEQLLNDLDKLPDWPERVKLMQANWIGKSVGAYLEFPIVGMDEKIAVFTTRPDTVYGVSYLVLAPEHPLTQRVTTEDRKAAVETFIKEVAAQSEIDRTAEDKPKRGIPTGGKAINPFNGEEIPIWIADYVLYEYGTGAVMGVPAHDTRDFKFANQYQLPIKVVIVDDDEIPLTEAYTEAGIMINSESFNGMDSIKGKAAIIHHAENAGYGKARIQYRLRDWLISRQRYWGAPIPVIHCPNCGTVPVPQSDLPVLLPENVEFTGKGSPLAKMEEWVNVPCPSCGTPAKRETDTMDTFIDSSWYFLRYPDAQNQQQVFDSAKTNDWMPVDQYVGGIEHAILHLLYSRFFTKVLRDRGLIDCDEPFKRLLTQGMVQAMAYKNPVTGKYVPPADIDPANPKDPQTGEVLEVFYEKMSKSKYNGVDPLEVMGKYGVDTARMFILFKAPPEKDLEWDDADVEGQFRFLNRVWRLVTEFCGAGILPATEVPGTGGTPIPQLNSPDNLESQNLSKIEKDLRRAIHTAIKEVSDDLEGDYQFNTAVSEMMKLSNALNDAKCKNSPIYAEGINTLIRLLAPFAPHIADELWHNTGNSESVHVQTWPTVDPSALVTDEITLVIQVMGKTRGTIQVPSGADKAALEKFARESELAKRHLEGKEIKKVIVVPGKLVNFVVA, from the coding sequence GTGGATTCCAGATATAACCCCCAATCCATAGAAGAAAAATGGCAGCAGGCATGGGCTGAGCAAAACTTAGACCAGATGCCAGAAGATACGCAAAAGCCTAAATTTTATGCCTTATCCATGTTCCCCTATCCGTCGGGAAACCTGCACATGGGGCACGTCCGCAACTACACAATCATCGATGTAATTGCCAGACTCAAGCGAATGCAAGGCTATCGGGTATTGAATCCGATGGGATGGGACGCTTTTGGTTTGCCCGCAGAAAATGCAGCCATCGAGCGAGGAATTCCCCCCGCACAATGGACTTATCAAAACATTGCCCAAATGAAAGGCTTATTTCGCCGGCTGGGTATTTCTTTCGACTGGACAAAAGAAGTTACAACTTGTTCTCCCGATTATTATCGGTGGACTCAATGGATTTTCTTGCAATTTTTAGAAGCTGGATTAGCATATCAAAAAGAAGCCGCAGTTAATTGGGACCCGATCGACCAAACAGTCTTAGCAAACGAACAAGTAGATAACGAAGGTCGTTCCTGGCGTTCCGGTGCCAAAGTCGAGCGCAAATTATTGCGGCAGTGGTTCCTCAAAATTACCGATTATGCCGAACAGTTATTAAACGACTTAGACAAATTGCCCGATTGGCCTGAAAGAGTCAAATTAATGCAAGCCAACTGGATCGGCAAATCAGTCGGTGCTTACTTGGAATTTCCGATTGTCGGCATGGATGAAAAAATCGCCGTTTTCACCACACGTCCCGATACAGTTTACGGCGTCAGTTACCTTGTTTTAGCGCCGGAACATCCACTAACTCAGCGCGTGACAACCGAAGACAGAAAAGCCGCCGTAGAAACCTTCATCAAAGAAGTGGCAGCCCAAAGCGAGATCGATCGCACAGCCGAAGACAAACCAAAGCGCGGCATCCCCACAGGCGGCAAAGCAATCAATCCTTTCAACGGTGAAGAAATTCCCATTTGGATCGCCGATTATGTGCTGTACGAATACGGCACCGGCGCAGTTATGGGAGTACCAGCCCACGACACGCGAGATTTCAAATTTGCCAATCAATATCAACTGCCAATTAAAGTAGTAATTGTGGATGATGATGAGATTCCGCTGACCGAAGCTTACACAGAAGCAGGAATTATGATTAATTCCGAAAGCTTCAACGGCATGGATTCAATTAAAGGCAAAGCAGCGATTATTCACCATGCCGAAAATGCAGGTTATGGCAAAGCCCGAATCCAATACCGCTTGAGAGATTGGTTAATTTCTAGACAGCGTTATTGGGGCGCTCCGATTCCCGTAATTCACTGTCCCAACTGCGGCACAGTACCCGTACCTCAATCAGATTTGCCCGTATTGTTGCCGGAAAATGTAGAATTTACTGGCAAAGGTTCGCCCTTGGCAAAGATGGAAGAATGGGTAAACGTTCCTTGTCCGAGTTGCGGCACTCCGGCGAAGCGGGAAACAGATACGATGGATACTTTTATCGATTCTTCGTGGTATTTCTTGCGCTATCCCGATGCTCAAAATCAACAGCAAGTCTTCGACAGTGCGAAAACAAATGATTGGATGCCGGTAGACCAATATGTCGGCGGCATCGAACACGCCATCTTGCACTTACTGTATTCGCGGTTCTTTACGAAGGTTTTGCGCGATCGGGGTTTGATCGATTGCGACGAACCATTTAAACGCCTGTTAACTCAAGGCATGGTACAAGCAATGGCCTACAAAAATCCTGTTACTGGCAAATACGTTCCCCCAGCAGATATAGACCCCGCAAATCCAAAAGATCCTCAAACTGGCGAAGTTTTGGAAGTCTTTTACGAGAAGATGTCCAAATCAAAATATAATGGCGTTGACCCCTTGGAAGTTATGGGCAAATATGGGGTAGATACGGCGCGGATGTTTATTTTATTCAAAGCACCGCCCGAGAAGGATTTGGAGTGGGACGACGCCGATGTGGAAGGGCAATTTCGCTTTTTAAATCGCGTTTGGCGCTTGGTAACAGAGTTTTGTGGGGCAGGCATCTTGCCTGCTACCGAAGTACCGGGGACGGGCGGGACGCCCATCCCACAATTAAATAGTCCCGACAATTTGGAAAGCCAGAATTTGAGCAAAATTGAGAAGGATTTGCGGCGGGCAATTCACACTGCAATTAAGGAAGTTAGCGACGATTTGGAGGGTGATTATCAGTTCAATACTGCTGTTTCTGAAATGATGAAACTCAGCAATGCTTTGAATGATGCCAAATGTAAAAATTCGCCAATTTATGCAGAAGGAATTAACACTTTGATTCGCTTGTTAGCGCCTTTTGCGCCGCATATTGCTGATGAATTGTGGCACAATACTGGTAACAGTGAATCGGTACACGTGCAAACTTGGCCGACTGTCGATCCATCTGCATTAGTTACCGATGAAATTACGCTGGTAATTCAAGTTATGGGCAAGACTCGCGGCACAATTCAAGTGCCTTCAGGTGCTGATAAAGCTGCTTTGGAAAAGTTTGCTCGCGAGTCGGAATTGGCCAAGCGTCACCTGGAAGGTAAGGAGATTAAAAAGGTAATTGTGGTGCCTGGAAAGTTGGTTAATTTCGTGGTAGCTTGA
- a CDS encoding Uma2 family endonuclease — protein MQLSTEEIIYPSSDGQPMADSTIQYKLIVTIKEGCESLFKDDQNVFIAADLLWYPVEGRPDISQAPDVMVVFGRPKGDRRSYIQHREENLAPQVVFEIRSHNDSQTKMNKKLSFYQRHGVEEYYLYDPETNELEGWQRLEGILEVIEPMEGWRSPRLGVRFELESEGLEIYRPDGQKFLSYSELDEQRELERRRAEQQFQRAEQQFQRAEEASQRAEEASQRAEQEAQKAERLAAKLRELNIDPDSI, from the coding sequence ATGCAACTCTCAACCGAAGAAATCATTTATCCCTCCAGCGACGGTCAACCGATGGCAGATAGCACAATTCAATACAAATTAATTGTCACAATCAAAGAAGGTTGCGAGTCACTGTTCAAAGATGACCAAAACGTGTTTATAGCCGCCGATTTACTGTGGTATCCAGTTGAAGGTAGACCAGATATTTCTCAAGCGCCCGATGTAATGGTGGTATTTGGGAGGCCAAAGGGCGATCGGCGTTCCTATATACAACATCGAGAGGAAAATCTTGCTCCTCAAGTCGTGTTTGAGATTCGCTCCCACAACGACAGCCAAACCAAAATGAATAAGAAACTTTCATTTTACCAGCGTCATGGAGTTGAGGAGTATTACCTTTACGATCCCGAAACAAATGAATTAGAAGGCTGGCAAAGACTTGAGGGAATCTTAGAAGTAATTGAACCGATGGAGGGCTGGAGAAGTCCAAGATTGGGAGTGCGGTTTGAGTTGGAATCGGAAGGTTTAGAAATTTATCGACCTGATGGACAAAAGTTTCTTTCCTATTCCGAATTAGATGAACAGCGAGAATTAGAGCGACGGCGGGCAGAACAACAATTTCAGCGTGCAGAACAACAATTTCAGCGTGCAGAAGAAGCCTCGCAGCGGGCAGAAGAAGCCTCGCAGCGGGCCGAACAAGAAGCTCAAAAAGCCGAACGTTTAGCCGCCAAACTGCGCGAATTGAACATCGATCCTGACAGCATCTAA
- the aat gene encoding leucyl/phenylalanyl-tRNA--protein transferase, whose protein sequence is MQYDIPTIIQGYAQGYFLMANDGEESLGWYSSRQRALIPLDERFTYPKSLRRQLNQNRFSVAVNRDFGAVVEGCADRETTWISKQLKQIYWGLYEAGWAYSFETWCGDELAGGILGLSIGGAFIGESMFYRIPEGSKVAMVKLVERLRDRSYLLFDAQMNNPHLERFGAYTVKEKLYNTLLQAALKRRCSLF, encoded by the coding sequence ATGCAATATGATATACCGACAATTATACAAGGATACGCGCAAGGCTATTTCTTGATGGCAAATGACGGGGAGGAAAGTTTGGGGTGGTATTCGAGCCGTCAGCGGGCGCTGATTCCCCTGGATGAAAGATTTACCTATCCGAAATCCCTGCGCCGCCAACTCAATCAAAATCGGTTTTCGGTGGCTGTGAACCGCGATTTTGGGGCGGTGGTTGAGGGTTGTGCCGATCGCGAAACGACTTGGATTTCTAAGCAGCTCAAGCAGATTTACTGGGGTTTGTATGAGGCCGGTTGGGCTTACAGCTTCGAGACTTGGTGCGGGGACGAATTGGCGGGCGGTATTCTCGGATTGTCGATCGGCGGTGCGTTTATTGGGGAGTCGATGTTTTACCGAATTCCCGAGGGTTCTAAGGTGGCGATGGTGAAGTTGGTGGAGAGATTGCGCGATCGATCTTATCTACTTTTCGACGCTCAAATGAACAATCCGCACTTGGAAAGATTCGGAGCTTATACTGTTAAGGAAAAACTGTACAACACTCTTTTACAAGCAGCTTTGAAGCGCCGCTGCTCGCTATTTTAA
- the rpsN gene encoding 30S ribosomal protein S14 has protein sequence MAKKSMVEREKKRQRLVDKYADKREDLKEQFDQASNQMDKMAIHRQLQQLPRSSSRTRLRNRCWATGRPRGYYRDFGLSRNMMREMAHEGLLPGVVKSSW, from the coding sequence ATGGCTAAAAAGAGCATGGTCGAGCGCGAGAAAAAGCGCCAGAGACTCGTAGACAAGTACGCCGACAAGCGGGAAGACCTGAAAGAGCAGTTTGACCAAGCTAGCAATCAGATGGACAAAATGGCGATTCACCGCCAACTGCAACAGCTACCCCGCAGCAGTTCGCGGACTCGCTTGCGGAACCGCTGCTGGGCAACTGGACGGCCCAGAGGTTACTATCGTGACTTCGGACTGTCTCGCAACATGATGCGAGAAATGGCTCACGAAGGTCTTTTGCCCGGTGTTGTGAAGTCTAGCTGGTAG